Proteins from a single region of Paraflavitalea devenefica:
- a CDS encoding RNA polymerase sigma factor: MELETLLRKCQQNNRTAQQALYEQYAARLFLVCRRYVKTDELAEEMLMNGFLKFFRSLHQFTYVNERATFAWLKKIVINECLMELRSANSFLQVTMDEIPEIAGDDNMLDRLEAAEIIQLITELPVGYRTVFNLFVLEEMTHREIAALLGISEGTSKSQLSKARLVLQQLLIKNNAAYGTRKAR, encoded by the coding sequence ATGGAACTGGAAACACTGCTCAGGAAATGCCAACAGAATAACCGTACTGCCCAGCAGGCCCTGTACGAGCAATATGCCGCACGGCTTTTCCTGGTATGCAGGCGTTATGTAAAGACCGACGAACTGGCCGAGGAAATGCTCATGAACGGTTTTCTGAAATTCTTCCGGTCGCTACACCAGTTTACCTATGTGAATGAAAGGGCCACCTTTGCCTGGCTTAAAAAGATTGTGATCAATGAATGCCTGATGGAACTGCGTAGCGCCAATAGCTTTTTGCAGGTGACCATGGATGAAATACCCGAGATAGCCGGCGATGATAACATGCTGGATCGCCTGGAGGCCGCAGAGATCATACAATTGATAACAGAACTACCGGTGGGCTATCGAACAGTGTTTAACCTGTTCGTACTGGAAGAGATGACACACCGCGAAATTGCCGCACTACTGGGCATCAGCGAGGGAACTTCCAAATCACAGTTGAGCAAGGCCAGGTTAGTATTACAACAATTGCTTATTAAAAACAATGCCGCTTATGGAACCCGGAAAGCAAGATAG